From a single Fusarium fujikuroi IMI 58289 draft genome, chromosome FFUJ_chr03 genomic region:
- a CDS encoding probable pyruvate kinase, translated as MAQKPSHKHSKSVMAATAQDHLEFGGKISWLASLDTAFRPQRNYRRSSIICTIGPKTNSVEAINKLRDSGLNVVRMNFSHGSYEYHKSVIDNARESEATHAGRNVAIALDTKGPEIRTGNTPNDEDIPISAGHEMNITTDDSYATACDDKNMYVDYKNITSVIEPGRVIYVDDGVLAFDVLEIKDEKTIRVKARNNGAICSKKGVNLPNTDVDLPALSEKDKADLKFGVENNVDMVFASFIRRAQDIHDIREVLGEKGKHIQVISKIENRQGLNNFKEILEATDGVMVARGDLGIEIPAAEVFAAQKKLIAMCNLAGKPVICATQMLESMIKNPRPPTAKGSYPSEAVKEMHETCLKAENTIPYVSHFEEMCTLVKRPVSTVESCAMAAVRASLDLGAGGIIVLSTSGESARMLSKYRPVCPIFMVTRSPTTSRFAHLYRGVYPFLFPETKPDFTQVNWQEDVDRRIKWAVNNALQLNVLTPGDTVVVVQGWKGGMGNTNTLRIVKADPEHLGIGQLQ; from the exons ATGGCTCAGAAACCCTCACACAAGCATTCCAAAAGCGTCATGGCTGCTACCGCTCAGGACCACCTCGAGTTCGGAGGCAAGATCTCATGGCTTGCCTCCCTCGACACTGCCTTCCGACCTCAGCGCAACTACCGCCgctcctccatcatctgcaCCATTGGCCCCAAGACCAACTCTGTTGAggccatcaacaagctccGAGATTCCGGTCTTAACGTTGTCCGCATGAACTTCTCCCACGGATCATACGAGTACCACAAGTCTGTCATTGATAACGCTCGTGAGTCCGAGGCTACCCACGCTGGTCGCAATGTTGCCATTGCTCTTGACACCAAGGGCCCCGAGATCCGAACGGGTAACACTCCCAACGATGAGGATATTCCCATCAGTGCTGGCCACGAGATGAACATCACCACCGACGATTCTTATGCCACTGCCTGTGACGACAAGAACAT GTACGTCGActacaagaacatcaccagTGTCATCGAGCCCGGCCGTGTCATCTACGTCGACGACGGTGTTCTCGCTTTCGACGTcctcgagatcaaggacgagaagaCTATCCGAGTCAAGGCCCGCAACAACGGTGCTATCTGCTCCAAGAAGGGTGTCAACCTGCCAAACACTGATGTTGATCTTCCCGCTCTTTccgagaaggacaaggccgATCTCAAGTTCGGTGTCGAGAACAATGTCGACATGGTTTTCGCCTCCTTCATCCGCCGCGCTCAGGATATCCATGACATCCGTGAGGTTCTCGGCGAGAAGGGCAAGCACATTCAGGTCATCTCCAAGATTGAGAACCGACAGGgtctcaacaacttcaaggagATCCTCGAGGCCACCGATGGTGTCATGGTTGCCCGTGGTGATCTCGGTATCGAGATTCCCGCTGCTGAGGTGTTTGCtgcccagaagaagctcattgCCATGTGCAACCTCGCTGGCAAGCCCGTCATCTGCGCTACTCAGATGCTCGAGTCCATGATCAAGAACCCCCGCCCACCC ACAGCCAAGGGTAGCTACCCctctgaggctgtcaaggagaTGCACGAGACCTGCCTCAAGGCCGAGAACACAATCCCCTACGTCTCTCACTTCGAGGAGATGTGCACTCTCGTCAAGCGACCCGTCTCCACTGTCGAGTCTTGCGCCATGGCTGCTGTCCGCGCTTCCCTCGATCTCGGTGCTGGCGGTATCATTGTCCTCTCCACCTCCGGAGAGTCGGCCCGCATGCTGTCCAAGTACCGACCCGTGTGCCCCATCTTCATGGTCACTCGAAGCCCCACAACATCTCGATTCGCCCATCTGTACCGTGGCGTGTACCCCTTCCTGTTCCCCGAGACCAAGCCCGACTTCACCCAGGTTAACTGGCAGGAGGATGTCGATCGCCGAATCAAGTGGGCCGTCAACAACGCTCTCCAGCTCAACGTCCTCACCCCCGGTGACAccgttgtcgttgtccaGGGCTGGAAGGGCGGCATGGGTAACACCAACACCCTCCGAATCGTCAAGGCTGACCCCGAGCACCTCGGCATTGGTCAGCTTCAGTAA
- a CDS encoding related to cellular myosin heavy chain, type a yields the protein MSSPSILGRMSSPSQRLLNNPLRSPPIREVSEYDLDELEPRSEGPLFDQEPPRPRLRKTAQPTSTTSTRRSSSPASWDSKHRYENSPSRRKSKVIFAGPPPPIASSVLINQDPTRQSVSPNHSDSGRGFGLLSPSRFGLSDSPSQKHLDNRPRLDSIWRSLQRREKALERDIQQLLDLQASGLVAGSGDGGSESNFGSDTGTGESTFYSTATSKSRMMNSLHMPVRSAPDGSVIPVRQPAPSKPRGLRSARAGLQRAMAALSDLKAEENSHLNTALEQRKDALAYLDKMSKRRDDIYAELHALEDDKDEPLGQELRELGAEQQVLDHDIRTLEEKLIAMRSRRRWVREKIEDVKNRREAGLSGYRAAGRDVDTEVRALIQRPPVTPLDIDALGASAKSRSKENTDMLRGTEFLQLRPERRTVEMARMWWQGEIAVLERRKTQISEDRKALIEGSEVWSEVTGLVAQFEARLRELIKASQAGDADEEPQQAAIRDQLSQMDTVVEELEERLQVAESKHWNLLICAIGAELEAFLEAKGLLRTLGIIPDESITTGDHPEHNGTQDSTEGDAEELPEESHDESDNEVPADLLVSRLEDHDHNPPDSPQQQSVVLRRVSSENEVPAEFLAEHKEPTKID from the coding sequence ATGTCTTCTCCCTCTATCCTCGGTCGTATGTCCAGTCCATCTCAGCGACTTCTCAACAACCCACTCCGTAGCCCTCCTATTCGAGAAGTCAGCGAATATGACTTAGACGAGCTTGAACCTAGAAGTGAGGGCCCTCTCTTCGACCAGGAACCTCCGCGCCCGAGACTTAGAAAGACGGCCCAGCCAACCTCTACCACATCGACCCGGCGATCTTCATCACCTGCTTCGTGGGACAGCAAGCATCGTTATGAGAATTCCCCCTCTCGAAGAAAATCGAAGGTTATCTTCGCAGggccaccacctccaatCGCTTCCTCAGTCTTGATTAACCAAGATCCCACACGGCAGTCAGTTTCTCCAAATCACAGCGATAGCGGGCGAGGGTTTGGGTTGCTTTCGCCAAGTCGCTTTGGGTTGAGTGACAGCCCGAGCCAGAAGCATTTAGATAATCGCCCACGTCTCGACTCGATATGGAGAAGCTTACAGCGACGAGAAAAGGCTTTGGAACGAGACATCCAACAACTTTTAGACCTCCAAGCTTCAGGACTGGTTGCTGGTAGCGGAGATGGGGGCTCCGAAAGCAACTTTGGGAGCGATACTGGTACTGGGGAGAGTACATTCTATTCGACGGCTACGTCGAAATCACGAATGATGAACTCACTACATATGCCGGTACGCTCTGCGCCAGATGGAAGTGTTATACCCGTGCGACAACCCGCTCCAAGCAAGCCACGCGGCCTCAGATCAGCTCGAGCCGGTCTCCAGCGAGCTATGGCTGCTTTATCGGACTTGAAGGCGGAGGAGAATTCGCACCTGAACACGGCGCTAGAACAACGAAAGGATGCTCTGGCATATCTTGACAAAATGAGCAAGAGGAGGGACGATATATATGCTGAGCTTCATGCCTTGGAAGACGACAAAGATGAACCTTTGGGCCAGGAGCTCCGTGAGCTTGGGGCCGAACAGCAGGTTCTGGATCACGACATACGAACTCTAGAAGAGAAACTGATTGCGATGCGAAGTCGGCGCAGATGGGTGCGAGAGAAGATAGAGGATGTTAAGAATCGACGAGAGGCTGGCCTTAGTGGGTACAGAGCTGCTGGTCGAGACGTGGACACAGAAGTAAGGGCACTGATACAAAGACCGCCTGTTACACCGTTGGATATAGATGCTCTCGGCGCCAGTGCAAAATCTCGGTCTAAGGAGAATACTGATATGCTGCGAGGTACCGAGTTTCTGCAGCTCAGACCAGAGCGCAGGACGGTAGAAATGGCTAGAATGTGGTGGCAAGGAGAAATCGCTGTGCTTGAGCGTCGCAAGACCCAAATATCAGAAGACCGCAAGGCTTTGATTGAAGGGTCCGAGGTTTGGTCTGAAGTTACAGGGCTTGTCGCACAATTCGAGGCGAGATTGCGGGAACTGATCAAAGCCAGCCAAGCGGGAGATGCTGACGAAGAGCCGCAACAAGCCGCGATACGGGATCAGTTGTCCCAGATGGACActgttgttgaagagttGGAAGAGCGATTGCAGGTGGCTGAATCAAAACATTGGAATCTCCTCATATGCGCGATCGGCGCAGAGCTGGAGGCGTTTCTCGAGGCCAAAGGACTCCTGAGAACGCTTGGAATAATCCCAGATGAGTCGATCACTACAGGGGATCACCCAGAACATAATGGAACACAAGACAGTACGGAGGGAGACGCCGAGGAGCTGCCTGAAGAAAGTCACGATGAGAGCGATAACGAAGTTCCCGCTGACCTATTGGTATCTCGGCTCGAGGACCACGATCATAATCCTCCGGACAGCCCTCAACAACAGAGCGTAGTCTTGAGACGGGTCAGCTCTGAGAACGAGGTTCCTGCTGAGTTTCTGGCAGAACACAAAGAACCAACCAAGATCGACTAG